One Ricinus communis isolate WT05 ecotype wild-type chromosome 1, ASM1957865v1, whole genome shotgun sequence DNA window includes the following coding sequences:
- the LOC8264586 gene encoding uncharacterized protein LOC8264586, whose product MSRSKEIRMDDSGVGFPGFQTCIHKEEFEYRKALSRLQRRAPSPLQIKPNAVLESQISPQAIGCSITSSTSTSTSTSMEEASSFNSFYHSKDPIPLLSPLVSPSLLQSAYLQGNTAKSH is encoded by the coding sequence ATGAGCAGATCTAAAGAGATTAGGATGGATGATTCTGGGGTTGGTTTTCCTGGTTTCCAAACTTGTATTCACAAGGAAGAATTTGAATACAGGAAAGCATTGAGCAGGTTGCAAAGGCGAGCTCCTTCTCCTTTGCAGATTAAGCCAAATGCGGTTCTTGAAAGCCAGATTTCACCTCAGGCAATTGGGTGCAGCATCACTTCATCAACATCAACATCAACATCAACATCAATGGAAGAAGCATCTTCGTTTAATTCATTCTACCACAGCAAAGACCCTATTCCTCTACTTTCTCCTCTCGTTTCCCCTTCTTTGCTTCAGTCTGCCTACCTTCAAGGGAATACTGCAAAATCTCATTGA
- the LOC8264587 gene encoding pentatricopeptide repeat-containing protein At5g66520, whose translation MLLSPLQFFEPTKYPISYFITKRFYKWISSAIKSAASPHIALDLYSLMHRHSVPFDSFSVLYTLKSCSRLQNLNVIRHLHSHIIKLGFNTHVYVATSLLHSYVVTSFSDACLLFAEMPERNTITWNTMITGYSRSGNIDKARAFFEEMPLRDVGSWSAMITAYINHGRWDRGLLLFREMMTNSELKPDQVTVGTVLSGCTHMGFLGLLVGKSAHGFIMKNRWELNVEIGTVLVDMYAKCGYLKNAIRVFDLMKERNVMTWTALICGAAQHGYSEETLSLFNMMQEAKIRPNELTFTGILNVCAHSGLVEEGKKYFRMIEEYGLERRIQHYGCMVDLFGKAGLLDEAYNVIKTMKVENNVVIWGSFLSACKEHKKFDMAERVIEQVLKVIKPENDGGIYTLVCDLYTSNEKWDDAERVRKLMLNQNVRKARGSSFI comes from the coding sequence ATGCTACTTTCTCCTTTGCAATTTTTCGAACCCACAAAATACCCAATTTCTTATTTCATCACAAAACGTTTTTACAAATGGATTTCTTCAGCCATCAAGAGTGCCGCCTCTCCACACATTGCATTAGACCTCTACTCTCTAATGCACCGTCATTCAGTCCCTTTTGATAGCTTTTCAGTTCTCTATACTCTCAAATCATGTTCTCGTTTGCAAAACCTCAATGTTATTCGTCATTTGCACTCTCATATTATCAAACTGGGTTTCAATACTCATGTTTATGTTGCCACTTCTCTGCTCCATTCTTATGTTGTTACGTCCTTTAGCGATGCGTGTCTTCTGTTCGCTGAAATGCCTGAGAGAAATACTATTACATGGAATACGATGATTACTGGGTATTCGAGGTCAGGGAATATTGATAAAGCACGTGCCTTTTTTGAGGAAATGCCATTGAGGGATGTGGGTTCCTGGTCTGCTATGATCACGGCTTATATTAACCATGGCCGGTGGGATAGAGGGTTATTGCTCTTTCGAGAAATGATGACGAATAGTGAGCTAAAACCGGACCAAGTGACTGTTGGAACTGTTTTATCCGGGTGCACTCACATGGGTTTTCTTGGATTATTGGTTGGGAAATCGGCTCATGGATTTATTATGAAGAATAGGTGGGAGTTGAATGTGGAAATTGGCACGGTTCTTGTTGATATGTATGCCAAATGTGGATACTTGAAGAATGCTATCCGAGTTTTTGatttaatgaaagaaagaaatgtcATGACTTGGACTGCATTGATATGTGGGGCAGCACAACATGGCTATAGTGAAGAaacattatcattatttaacATGATGCAAGAGGCAAAAATTAGACCTAATGAGCTGACTTTTACTGGTATTCTTAATGTGTGTGCTCATTCAGGGTTGGTTGAAGAAGGGAAAAAGTATTTCAGGATGATTGAAGAGTATGGTTTGGAGCGTAGAATTCAGCATTATGGATGCATGGTTGATCTGTTTGGAAAAGCAGGGTTACTAGACGAGGCATATAATGTTATTAAGACAATGAAAGTTGAAAATAATGTTGTCATTTGGGGCTCATTTTTGTCGGCCTGCAAGGAGCATAAGAAATTTGATATGGCTGAGAGAGTGATTGAACAGGTCTTGAAGGTAATAAAGCCAGAGAATGATGGAGGTATTTATACCCTTGTATGTGATTTGTATACTTCAAATGAGAAATGGGATGATGCCGAAAGGGTGAGGAAATTAATGCTCAACCAAAATGTGAGAAAAGCCAGAGGTTCTAGTTTTATCTGA
- the LOC8264588 gene encoding uncharacterized protein LOC8264588: protein LAILIRYTKYNLRWSDLNGRRWSIRGNCKLRSFSVKEAIASCKMQGNLDNVVIIDLDSDGFDDVITIDVPEPLRQKFCGSSVHKDGESFPIPCIISLDDDEICDYVDNHEVNVDENVGLDSDYMDFSNKTSPASDFMRKSEDADVDDCQVVFEKRPAFKLSKCNKTYNKDSSSRNRYGLNFESETESGSSKSDSSDCEVVEISCRELHEQWVKAFQKRKLNTDYKGPLSPQDKASPCSSHSDAHPNVRVENSTRQKIDSSSNNVNSHDANSSNFTATRDGFVGGSLSPGMEYPFAESYWKVQQEPFSRRSKQELRKNTGSHKKADVQFGRERCMGDINFWFDECQTENGYGTRFQNNREGPLGPHSSWIRDRDIKQCLKTRSHVQHSEQSITGGCSFPNSQPNLNLNSEYEGSHVHNKDAFLGKHSINPSRVVSMEKNENFTPVTSIYDACSNEAQRQNVGSKRKDRLVAGSSCYAEGQKPVTSSFYNLSISDGKDPLDALSPVQRDIINEREKLKETDEFKRAVEEEWAARQKELNFQAEEAKRLRKRKKAESLRILALEKRLKQRVEEVRETQRKDEENLNMKENLRAEVRKELYQLENACIDMASLLRGLGIQVGGGFHPLSQEVHAAYKRALLKFHPDRASRTDIRQQVEAEEKFKLISRMKQKFLSTSCY from the exons TTGGCTATACTGATTCgatatactaaatataatttgCGGTGGTCAGATTTAAATGGGAGGAGGTGGAGCATCAGGGGTAATTGTAAGCTTAGAAGTTTCTCTGTGAAGGAAGCAATAGCGAGTTGCAAAATGCAAGGGAATCTTGATAATGTTGTTATCATTGATCTTGATAGTGATGGCTTTGATGATGTTATTACAATTGATGTGCCTGAGCCTTTGCGGCAGAAATTTTGTGGTTCAAGTGTACACAAAGATGGCGAGAGCTTTCCAATTCCGTGTATCATAAGccttgatgatgatgaaattTGTGATTATGTGGATAATCATGAAGTCAATGTGGACGAGAATGTTGGCTTGGATAGTGATTATATggatttctcaaataaaactaGTCCTGCCTCTGATTTTATGCGGAAATCTGAAGATGCAGATGTTGATGATTGTCAGGTTGTTTTTGAGAAAAGACCTGCATTTAAGTTATCAAAGTGCAATAAAACCTATAACAAGGATTCTTCTTCTAGGAATCGTTATGGTTTAAATTTTGAGTCTGAGACTGAGAGTGGTTCATCCAAGAGTGATTCCTCTGATTGTGAAGTTGTGGAAATTTCTTGCAGAGAGCTTCATGAACAGTGGGTAAAAGCttttcaaaagagaaaactgAATACTGATTATAAGGGTCCACTTAGTCCGCAGGATAAGGCAAGTCCCTGCAGTTCTCACAGTGATGCTCATCCAAATGTTAGAGTAGAAAATAGCACTAGACAAAAGATAGACTCCAGTTCAAACAATGTAAATTCTCATGATGCGAATTCATCTAATTTTACTGCTACGAGAGATGGGTTTGTAGGTGGTTCTTTGAGCCCTGGGATGGAATATCCTTTTGCAGAATCTTATTGGAAAGTTCAGCAGGAACCATTTTCTAGGAGGTCGAAACAAGAATTAAGAAAGAATACCGGTTCTCATAAGAAGGCTGATGTTCAATTTGGAAGAGAAAGATGCATGGGAGATATTAATTTCTGGTTTGATGAGTGTCAAACTGAAAATGGATATGGAACCAGATTTCAGAATAATAGGGAAGGTCCTCTTGGACCTCATTCATCATGGATTCGTGACAGGGATATTAAACAGTGTCTTAAAACAAGAAGTCATGTTCAGCATAGTGAACAAAGTATAACGGGAGGATGTTCTTTTCCAAATTCTCAACCAAACCTTAACTTAAACTCTGAATATGAGGGATCTCATGTTCACAACAAAGATGCTTTTTTGGGCAAGCATAGCATTAATCCCAGTAGAGTTGTTTCCAtggagaaaaatgaaaattttacaCCAGTGACATCTATCTACGATGCTTGCTCTAATGAGGCACAGCGTCAAAATGTTGGTTCAAAGAGGAAAGATAGATTAGTTGCTGGAAGTTCATGTTATGCGGAAGGACAAAAACCAGTTACTAGTTCCTTTTATAACCTCTCAATTAGTGATGGAAAGGATCCACTAGATGCTCTTTCTCCTGTTCAAAGAGATATTATCAATGAGCGAGAAAAGCTTAAGGAGACTGATGAGTTTAAGCGAGCAGTTGAAGAAGAATGGGCAGCCAGGCAGAAAGAACTAAATTTTCAG GCAGAAGAGGCTAAGAGATTGCGGAAGAGAAAAAAAGCAGAAAGTTTGCGGATTTTAGCTTTGGAGAAGCGGCTCAAGCAGCGTGTGGAAGAAGTGAGAGAGACACAAAGGAAG GATgaggaaaatttgaatatgaaAGAGAATCTTCGTGCTGAGGTCAGAAAGGAGCTTTACCAATTGGAAAATGCATGCATTGATATGGCTTCATTACTTCGTGGCTTGGGTATCCAGGTGGGAGGTGGATTCCATCCTCTGTCGCAGGAG GTACATGCTGCTTATAAACGAGCCTTGCTGAAATTTCATCCTGATCGAGCATCAAGAACAGACATCCGTCAACAGGTCGAGGCTGAGGAAAAATTTAAGCTTATTTCTCGCATGAAGCAGAAGTTTTTGTCCACTTCATGTTATTGA
- the LOC8264585 gene encoding ACT domain-containing protein ACR4 isoform X1, producing MDVNMSFSNDMDDEYEKLFRRLNPPRVVIDNESCKNATVIRVDSANKHGILLEVVQVLTDLNLIITKAYISSDGGWFMDVFNVRDQDGNKITDEAILDYIRKSLGPESCFTSSMRSVGVIPSMDHTSIELTGSDRPGLLSELSAVLTHLKCNVVSAEVWTHNMRAAAVMQVTDEETGSAIIDPERLSRIKELLCNVLKGSNKFRGAKTVVSHGVTHTERRLHQMMFADRDYERADDEVLDEKQRPNVSVVNWYDKDYSVVTIRSKDRPKLLFDTVCTLTDMEYVVFHANIDAEGPEAYQEYYIRHIDGSPVKSDAERMRVIQCLEAAIERRVSEGLKLELCTTDRVGLLSDVTRIFRENSLTVTRAEVTTRDGKAINTFYVRDASGYPVDGKTIESIRQVIGQTILKVKSNPDELKPVSQESPTRFLFGGLFKSRSFVNFGLVRSYS from the exons ATGG ATGTCAACATGAGCTTTTCAAATGATATGGAcgatgaatatgagaaactcTTTAGAAGATTGAATCCACCCAG GGTTGTCATTGATAATGAATCTTGCAAGAATGCAACTGTTATAAGG GTGGACAGCGCAAACAAACATGGAATACTTCTTGAAGTTGTACAAGTCCTTACTGATCTTAACCTTATTATAACTAAAGCTTACATATCTTCTGATGGTGGCTGGTTCATGGATG tTTTCAATGTTAGGGATCAAGATGGAAACAAAATTACGGATGAAGCAATTCTAGATTATATTCGAAAG TCACTGGGGCCAGAGTCATGCTTTACATCTTCTATGAGATCTGTTGGGGTTATACCATCTATGGACCACACATCAATTGAGTTAACGGGAAGTGACAGACCAGGATTGCTATCTGAACTGAGTGCTGTACTCACCCACCTAAAATGCAACGTGGTCAGTGCAGAGGTCTGGACACACAATATGCGGGCTGCAGCTGTAATGCAAGTAACTGATGAGGAAACTGGATCCGCAATTATTGACCCAGAGAGGCTGTCTAGGATTAAGGAACTTCTCTGTAATGTACTCAAGGGCAGTAACAAATTCAGAGGAGCTAAGACTGTGGTGTCTCATGGGGTCACCCACACTGAGAGAAGGCTTCACCAAATGATGTTTGCTGATAGGGATTATGAACGAGCAGACGATGAGGTCTTGGATGAGAAGCAGAGGCCTAATGTCAGTGTGGTCAATTGGTATGACAAGGACTACTCAGTGGTAACCATAAGGAGCAAAGATAGACCAAAGCTGCTCTTTGATACAGTATGCACTTTGACAGATATGGAGTATGTAGTTTTTCATGCCAATATTGATGCTGAGGGACCTGAAGCTTATCAG GAATACTACATCAGACATATAGATGGATCCCCTGTGAAATCAGATGCTGAAAGGATGAGGGTAATACAATGTCTTGAAGCAGCTATTGAGAGAAGAGTATCTGAG GGCTTGAAGCTAGAATTATGCACTACTGATAGAGTTGGGCTGCTATCTGATGTTACTCGCATCTTTCGGGAAAACAGCCTTACTGTGACGAGAGCAGAAGTGACAACCAGAGATGGAAAAGCTATTAATACATTTTATGTTCGTGATGCTTCAGGGTATCCGGTTGATGGTAAAACCATAGAATCAATCCGACAAGTAATTGGGCAGACCATTCTTAAGGTGAAAAGCAATCCTGATGAGTTAAAACCAGTGTCTCAAGAATCACCGACCAGGTTTCTTTTTGGTGGTCTATTCAAGTCCAGATCTTTTGTTAACTTTGGATTGGTTAGGTCCTATTCCTGA
- the LOC8264585 gene encoding ACT domain-containing protein ACR4 isoform X2: protein MSFSNDMDDEYEKLFRRLNPPRVVIDNESCKNATVIRVDSANKHGILLEVVQVLTDLNLIITKAYISSDGGWFMDVFNVRDQDGNKITDEAILDYIRKSLGPESCFTSSMRSVGVIPSMDHTSIELTGSDRPGLLSELSAVLTHLKCNVVSAEVWTHNMRAAAVMQVTDEETGSAIIDPERLSRIKELLCNVLKGSNKFRGAKTVVSHGVTHTERRLHQMMFADRDYERADDEVLDEKQRPNVSVVNWYDKDYSVVTIRSKDRPKLLFDTVCTLTDMEYVVFHANIDAEGPEAYQEYYIRHIDGSPVKSDAERMRVIQCLEAAIERRVSEGLKLELCTTDRVGLLSDVTRIFRENSLTVTRAEVTTRDGKAINTFYVRDASGYPVDGKTIESIRQVIGQTILKVKSNPDELKPVSQESPTRFLFGGLFKSRSFVNFGLVRSYS from the exons ATGAGCTTTTCAAATGATATGGAcgatgaatatgagaaactcTTTAGAAGATTGAATCCACCCAG GGTTGTCATTGATAATGAATCTTGCAAGAATGCAACTGTTATAAGG GTGGACAGCGCAAACAAACATGGAATACTTCTTGAAGTTGTACAAGTCCTTACTGATCTTAACCTTATTATAACTAAAGCTTACATATCTTCTGATGGTGGCTGGTTCATGGATG tTTTCAATGTTAGGGATCAAGATGGAAACAAAATTACGGATGAAGCAATTCTAGATTATATTCGAAAG TCACTGGGGCCAGAGTCATGCTTTACATCTTCTATGAGATCTGTTGGGGTTATACCATCTATGGACCACACATCAATTGAGTTAACGGGAAGTGACAGACCAGGATTGCTATCTGAACTGAGTGCTGTACTCACCCACCTAAAATGCAACGTGGTCAGTGCAGAGGTCTGGACACACAATATGCGGGCTGCAGCTGTAATGCAAGTAACTGATGAGGAAACTGGATCCGCAATTATTGACCCAGAGAGGCTGTCTAGGATTAAGGAACTTCTCTGTAATGTACTCAAGGGCAGTAACAAATTCAGAGGAGCTAAGACTGTGGTGTCTCATGGGGTCACCCACACTGAGAGAAGGCTTCACCAAATGATGTTTGCTGATAGGGATTATGAACGAGCAGACGATGAGGTCTTGGATGAGAAGCAGAGGCCTAATGTCAGTGTGGTCAATTGGTATGACAAGGACTACTCAGTGGTAACCATAAGGAGCAAAGATAGACCAAAGCTGCTCTTTGATACAGTATGCACTTTGACAGATATGGAGTATGTAGTTTTTCATGCCAATATTGATGCTGAGGGACCTGAAGCTTATCAG GAATACTACATCAGACATATAGATGGATCCCCTGTGAAATCAGATGCTGAAAGGATGAGGGTAATACAATGTCTTGAAGCAGCTATTGAGAGAAGAGTATCTGAG GGCTTGAAGCTAGAATTATGCACTACTGATAGAGTTGGGCTGCTATCTGATGTTACTCGCATCTTTCGGGAAAACAGCCTTACTGTGACGAGAGCAGAAGTGACAACCAGAGATGGAAAAGCTATTAATACATTTTATGTTCGTGATGCTTCAGGGTATCCGGTTGATGGTAAAACCATAGAATCAATCCGACAAGTAATTGGGCAGACCATTCTTAAGGTGAAAAGCAATCCTGATGAGTTAAAACCAGTGTCTCAAGAATCACCGACCAGGTTTCTTTTTGGTGGTCTATTCAAGTCCAGATCTTTTGTTAACTTTGGATTGGTTAGGTCCTATTCCTGA
- the LOC8264591 gene encoding cytochrome P450 CYP749A22 isoform X2, which translates to MRSQGIKGPSYRFLLGNTKEITNMRSRIMNGPMELSHEMLPRIQPHIYYWIKLYGTYFLNWYGPKAQLIITEPELVQEVLNNKEGAFGKKHIQNYADKLLGNGLFASQGEKWLKMRKLANQAFHGESLKGMVPAMVASVETMLQRWRQNQEGKEIEVYQEFKVLTAEIISKTAFGSNYLEGKNTFDMLARMANIVARNNYRVGIPGIKKFLKTRDDTASEKLEQGMRDSIMKIIKKREEEMLMGKNDAYGNDFLGLLLKAHHDNDKAKKISVNDLIDECKSFYVAGHETTSSSLTWTVLLLAIHPIWQEKAREEVLELFGKQNPSPDGIRRLKIMSMIVNESLRLYTPAFSITREVQKEVKLGKLVVPEKMSVCLPVLAVHHNPQVWGEDVHLFKPERFIDGVAKATENSIGAFLPFGGGPRSCVGMNFATTEMKIVLSMILQHCRFTLSPTYVHSPVDILTIRPQYGLQIMLEHCKLEFEDHGCVRFNHR; encoded by the exons ATGAGGTCACAAGGGATAAAAGGCCCTTCTTACAGATTCTTGCTTGGAAATACCAAAGAGATCACAAATATGAGAAGCAGAATCATGAATGGTCCGATGGAGTTATCGCATGAAATGCTCCCCAGAATCCAGCCTCACATTTATTACTGGATCAAGCTATATG GGACATATTTTCTGAACTGGTATGGTCCTAAAGCTCAATTAATCATCACTGAGCCTGAGTTGGTCCAAGAAGTGCTGAACAATAAGGAAGGAGCATTTGGAAAGAAACATATCCAAAATTATGCAGACAAACTCTTAGGGAATGGACTGTTTGCATCCCAAGGTGAAAAATGGTTAAAGATGCGTAAACTGGCAAATCAAGCTTTCCATGGAGAGAGCTTGAAA GGGATGGTACCAGCAATGGTTGCAAGTGTAGAGACAATGCTTCAGAGATGGAGACAGAATCAAGAAGGAAAGGAAATTGAGGTGTACCAAGAATTCAAAGTTTTAACTGCAGAAATAATTTCTAAGACAGCTTTTGGAAGCAATTACCTTGAAGGGAAGAACACATTTGACATGCTTGCAAGGATGGCTAACATAGTTGCTAGAAACAATTATAGAGTTGGAATTCCCGGGATTAA AAAATTCCTGAAAACTCGGGATGATACTGCATCAGAGAAACTTGAACAAGGCATGCGAGACTCCATTATGAAGatcataaagaaaagagaggaagagatgTTGATGGGAAAAAATGATGCTTATGGAAATGATTTTCTCGGATTACTTCTCAAGGCTCATCATGATAATGACAAGGCTAAGAAAATATCAGTAAATGACCTGATTGATGAGTGTAAGAGCTTTTATGTTGCTGGACATGAAACAACATCAAGCTCACTCACCTGGACTGTTCTTCTTCTAGCAATCCATCCAATCTGGCAAGAAAAGGCAAGGGAAGAGGTACTTGAATTATTTGGCAAGCAGAATCCGAGTCCAGATGGTATTCGAAGATTGAAAATT ATGAGCATGATTGTCAATGAATCGTTACGGCTTTACACTCCTGCTTTCAGTATCACAAGGGAAGTTCAGAAAGAAGTCAAATTGGGGAAGCTAGTTGTTCCAGAAAAGATGTCCGTATGTCTTCCAGTTCTTGCAGTTCACCACAACCCGCAAGTATGGGGAGAAGATGTTCACTTGTTCAAACCAGAAAGATTCATAGATGGGGTTGCCAAAGCAACTGAAAACAGCATTGGAGCGTTTCTTCCATTTGGTGGAGGGCCTCGAAGTTGCGTGGGCATGAATTTTGCAACTACAGAAATGAAAATTGTGCTCTCTATGATTCTGCAGCACTGCAGGTTTACTCTGTCACCTACTTATGTCCATTCACCGGTGGACATTCTGACCATACGCCCACAATATGGACTTCAGATTATGCTTGAGCATTGTAAATTAGAATTTGAAGATCATGGTTGCGTGCGCTTTAACCACAGATGA
- the LOC8264591 gene encoding cytochrome P450 CYP749A22 isoform X1: MMMKNLIVCLASCFCLYFLLNLIKFLSKVWWNPICVQSSMRSQGIKGPSYRFLLGNTKEITNMRSRIMNGPMELSHEMLPRIQPHIYYWIKLYGTYFLNWYGPKAQLIITEPELVQEVLNNKEGAFGKKHIQNYADKLLGNGLFASQGEKWLKMRKLANQAFHGESLKGMVPAMVASVETMLQRWRQNQEGKEIEVYQEFKVLTAEIISKTAFGSNYLEGKNTFDMLARMANIVARNNYRVGIPGIKKFLKTRDDTASEKLEQGMRDSIMKIIKKREEEMLMGKNDAYGNDFLGLLLKAHHDNDKAKKISVNDLIDECKSFYVAGHETTSSSLTWTVLLLAIHPIWQEKAREEVLELFGKQNPSPDGIRRLKIMSMIVNESLRLYTPAFSITREVQKEVKLGKLVVPEKMSVCLPVLAVHHNPQVWGEDVHLFKPERFIDGVAKATENSIGAFLPFGGGPRSCVGMNFATTEMKIVLSMILQHCRFTLSPTYVHSPVDILTIRPQYGLQIMLEHCKLEFEDHGCVRFNHR, encoded by the exons ATGATGATGAAGAACCTCATAGTTTGCCTTGCTTCTTGTTTTTGCTTGTATTTCCTTCTAAACCTCATCAAGTTCTTGAGCAAGGTATGGTGGAATCCAATTTGCGTACAATCTTCCATGAGGTCACAAGGGATAAAAGGCCCTTCTTACAGATTCTTGCTTGGAAATACCAAAGAGATCACAAATATGAGAAGCAGAATCATGAATGGTCCGATGGAGTTATCGCATGAAATGCTCCCCAGAATCCAGCCTCACATTTATTACTGGATCAAGCTATATG GGACATATTTTCTGAACTGGTATGGTCCTAAAGCTCAATTAATCATCACTGAGCCTGAGTTGGTCCAAGAAGTGCTGAACAATAAGGAAGGAGCATTTGGAAAGAAACATATCCAAAATTATGCAGACAAACTCTTAGGGAATGGACTGTTTGCATCCCAAGGTGAAAAATGGTTAAAGATGCGTAAACTGGCAAATCAAGCTTTCCATGGAGAGAGCTTGAAA GGGATGGTACCAGCAATGGTTGCAAGTGTAGAGACAATGCTTCAGAGATGGAGACAGAATCAAGAAGGAAAGGAAATTGAGGTGTACCAAGAATTCAAAGTTTTAACTGCAGAAATAATTTCTAAGACAGCTTTTGGAAGCAATTACCTTGAAGGGAAGAACACATTTGACATGCTTGCAAGGATGGCTAACATAGTTGCTAGAAACAATTATAGAGTTGGAATTCCCGGGATTAA AAAATTCCTGAAAACTCGGGATGATACTGCATCAGAGAAACTTGAACAAGGCATGCGAGACTCCATTATGAAGatcataaagaaaagagaggaagagatgTTGATGGGAAAAAATGATGCTTATGGAAATGATTTTCTCGGATTACTTCTCAAGGCTCATCATGATAATGACAAGGCTAAGAAAATATCAGTAAATGACCTGATTGATGAGTGTAAGAGCTTTTATGTTGCTGGACATGAAACAACATCAAGCTCACTCACCTGGACTGTTCTTCTTCTAGCAATCCATCCAATCTGGCAAGAAAAGGCAAGGGAAGAGGTACTTGAATTATTTGGCAAGCAGAATCCGAGTCCAGATGGTATTCGAAGATTGAAAATT ATGAGCATGATTGTCAATGAATCGTTACGGCTTTACACTCCTGCTTTCAGTATCACAAGGGAAGTTCAGAAAGAAGTCAAATTGGGGAAGCTAGTTGTTCCAGAAAAGATGTCCGTATGTCTTCCAGTTCTTGCAGTTCACCACAACCCGCAAGTATGGGGAGAAGATGTTCACTTGTTCAAACCAGAAAGATTCATAGATGGGGTTGCCAAAGCAACTGAAAACAGCATTGGAGCGTTTCTTCCATTTGGTGGAGGGCCTCGAAGTTGCGTGGGCATGAATTTTGCAACTACAGAAATGAAAATTGTGCTCTCTATGATTCTGCAGCACTGCAGGTTTACTCTGTCACCTACTTATGTCCATTCACCGGTGGACATTCTGACCATACGCCCACAATATGGACTTCAGATTATGCTTGAGCATTGTAAATTAGAATTTGAAGATCATGGTTGCGTGCGCTTTAACCACAGATGA